In Paralcaligenes sp. KSB-10, the following are encoded in one genomic region:
- the iscU gene encoding Fe-S cluster assembly scaffold IscU, whose amino-acid sequence MAYSEKVLDHYENPRNVGAFDKSDDSVGTGMVGAPACGDVMKLQIKVNESGIIEDARFKTYGCGSAIASSSLVTEWVKGKTLDQAMDIRNTQIAEELALPPVKIHCSILAEDAIKAAVRNYKEKHQE is encoded by the coding sequence ATGGCTTACAGCGAAAAAGTACTTGATCATTACGAAAATCCTCGTAATGTAGGCGCGTTCGATAAATCCGATGACAGTGTCGGAACCGGCATGGTGGGTGCTCCCGCCTGTGGCGACGTCATGAAATTGCAGATCAAGGTCAACGAATCCGGTATTATCGAAGATGCGCGCTTCAAAACCTACGGCTGCGGCTCGGCCATTGCATCCAGTTCCTTGGTGACTGAATGGGTCAAGGGCAAGACGCTCGACCAGGCCATGGACATTCGCAATACGCAGATCGCCGAAGAACTGGCTTTGCCGCCAGTCAAGATTCACTGTTCGATTCTGGCTGAAGACGCGATCAAGGCAGCCGTTCGCAACTACAAAGAGAAGCACCAGGAGTAA
- the hscA gene encoding Fe-S protein assembly chaperone HscA: MALLQISEPGESPAPHQRKLAVGIDLGTTHSLVASVRNSVPEILRDADGRALLPSVVRYRDSGAVDVGYAAIEYQADDTLNTLASVKRFMGRSLDEARREGVSYEFVDAPGMVKLRTVQGDFSPVEVSSRILETLRKRAEGVLGGELVGAVVTVPAYFDDAQRQATRDAARLAGLTVLRLLNEPTAAAIAYGLDHGAEGIYAVYDLGGGTFDISILRLAQGVFEVVATGGDTSLGGDDFDAEIVNRVVAAQGLGNLGKGDQRALRLAARAAREALSTESAVEFNADLSDARRIRCTIGREQFEGWTQGLVQRTLHRATRTLRDAGLDKEQIKGVVMVGGATRMPVIHREVGRLFGTVPLIDLDPDQVVALGAALQANLLVGNRAAGEDWLLLDVTPLSLGLETMGGIVERVIPRNSTIPVARGQEFTTFKDGQSAMSIHVVQGERELVSDCRSLGRFELRGIPPMTAGAARIRVTFQVDADGLLNVAAREESTGVEATISVKPSYGLSDDEVAQMLADGMANADDDAKARALREQQVEIKQLIESVTVALAADADLLSPAEHERIVQRLAQAAEAQASADIEAVRSAAKALSLATDAFAALRMDRSIRAALSGRRLDELTE; the protein is encoded by the coding sequence ATGGCTTTATTGCAAATTTCGGAGCCAGGCGAATCGCCGGCTCCCCATCAACGTAAGCTGGCTGTCGGCATCGATCTGGGTACGACCCATTCTCTGGTGGCATCGGTACGCAATAGTGTTCCCGAAATATTGCGCGACGCCGATGGCCGGGCCCTGTTGCCTTCAGTCGTACGGTACAGGGATTCGGGGGCTGTGGACGTCGGTTATGCGGCGATTGAATATCAGGCCGACGATACCTTGAATACGCTGGCCTCGGTCAAACGCTTTATGGGGCGGTCGCTCGACGAGGCCCGCCGCGAGGGCGTGTCCTACGAATTCGTCGACGCGCCGGGAATGGTCAAGCTGCGCACGGTTCAGGGCGACTTCAGCCCTGTGGAGGTTTCCAGCCGCATACTGGAAACCTTGCGCAAGCGCGCCGAGGGCGTGCTGGGCGGCGAACTGGTGGGGGCGGTCGTCACGGTCCCCGCCTATTTCGACGATGCGCAGCGCCAGGCGACACGCGATGCAGCCCGTTTGGCGGGTCTCACGGTACTGCGTCTGCTCAACGAGCCGACCGCGGCGGCTATCGCCTATGGCCTGGATCATGGCGCCGAGGGTATTTATGCGGTCTACGACCTGGGGGGCGGCACCTTCGATATTTCCATACTGCGCTTGGCCCAGGGTGTATTTGAAGTCGTCGCCACGGGCGGCGACACCAGTCTGGGAGGCGACGACTTCGATGCCGAGATTGTGAATCGCGTCGTTGCGGCCCAGGGCCTGGGCAATCTGGGCAAGGGCGATCAGCGTGCCTTGCGTTTGGCCGCCCGTGCGGCTCGCGAGGCCTTGTCGACCGAATCCGCAGTCGAGTTCAACGCCGATTTGTCCGATGCCAGGCGGATTCGCTGCACCATTGGCCGCGAACAGTTTGAAGGCTGGACGCAGGGCCTCGTGCAGCGCACGCTGCATCGCGCCACACGCACACTGCGCGATGCGGGGCTCGACAAAGAGCAGATTAAAGGCGTGGTGATGGTGGGCGGCGCAACACGCATGCCGGTAATTCATCGCGAAGTAGGACGTCTGTTCGGCACTGTGCCGTTGATCGATCTGGATCCCGATCAGGTCGTGGCGCTGGGTGCGGCTTTGCAGGCCAATTTGCTGGTGGGAAACCGGGCCGCGGGCGAAGACTGGCTGTTGCTGGATGTGACTCCGCTGTCTCTGGGCCTGGAAACCATGGGCGGCATTGTTGAACGTGTCATACCGCGCAACAGCACGATTCCAGTTGCACGGGGGCAGGAATTCACAACGTTCAAGGATGGACAGTCGGCCATGAGCATACACGTCGTGCAGGGCGAGCGGGAGCTGGTGTCCGATTGCCGTTCTTTGGGCCGTTTTGAATTGCGCGGCATTCCACCCATGACGGCAGGCGCCGCCCGTATTCGCGTTACCTTCCAGGTCGATGCGGATGGCTTGCTCAACGTGGCGGCCCGCGAAGAAAGTACAGGAGTCGAAGCTACGATTTCCGTCAAGCCGTCCTACGGATTGTCCGATGACGAGGTGGCGCAAATGCTGGCCGATGGCATGGCCAATGCCGATGACGATGCCAAGGCTCGCGCATTGCGCGAGCAGCAGGTGGAAATCAAACAACTGATCGAGTCGGTGACGGTCGCATTGGCTGCCGATGCCGATTTATTAAGCCCTGCCGAGCACGAAAGAATTGTTCAGCGTCTGGCCCAAGCCGCCGAAGCTCAGGCTTCGGCCGATATCGAGGCGGTTCGTTCCGCGGCCAAGGCCTTGAGCCTTGCGACCGATGCCTTTGCCGCATTGCGCATGGATCGCAGCATACGTGCCGCCTTGTCGGGCCGCAGGCTCGACGAGCTGACGGAGTAA
- the iscA gene encoding iron-sulfur cluster assembly protein IscA yields MGITLTQQAADHIGRYLEKRGKGVGLRLGVRTTGCSGMAYKLEYVDEPDSEDILIESLGVKVYIDPKSLPYLEGTQLDYSREGLNEGFKFSNPNEKATCGCGESFTV; encoded by the coding sequence ATGGGAATCACGCTTACACAACAAGCGGCCGACCACATCGGTCGTTATCTCGAGAAACGCGGCAAAGGCGTTGGCTTGCGGCTGGGCGTTCGTACTACCGGCTGCTCCGGCATGGCGTACAAGCTTGAATATGTCGATGAGCCCGATTCGGAAGACATCCTGATCGAATCGCTTGGCGTCAAAGTCTATATCGATCCCAAGAGCCTGCCTTACCTCGAGGGCACGCAGCTTGACTACTCGCGCGAAGGCTTGAACGAAGGATTCAAATTTTCCAATCCCAACGAAAAGGCCACTTGCGGGTGCGGCGAGTCCTTTACGGTGTAA
- the iscX gene encoding Fe-S cluster assembly protein IscX, whose protein sequence is MRWTDTYEIVEALQEAHPDVDPRQVRFTDLRDWIQALPGFDDDPARCGERILEAIQMTWIDEL, encoded by the coding sequence ATGCGCTGGACCGATACCTACGAGATCGTCGAGGCCTTGCAGGAAGCCCACCCCGATGTGGACCCCAGGCAAGTGCGTTTTACGGATTTGCGCGACTGGATACAAGCCTTGCCTGGCTTTGATGATGATCCTGCGCGTTGCGGCGAGCGGATACTCGAAGCCATCCAGATGACGTGGATCGACGAGTTGTAA
- the hscB gene encoding Fe-S protein assembly co-chaperone HscB: MASDNYFQLFGLPPRYALDNSVLEKTWRELAAKVHPDRYATASPAERRVAMQWASTINEAYRVLKMPLNRARYLCELSGCDLQAESNTRMDDGFLMRQMEWRERLDHAREKHRVDVFDSLEEDIRRSRAEMHDAMIRLIDQKHDYEQASDKVREWMFVEKFSQEVQSAHHDLNDRKN, from the coding sequence GTGGCGAGCGACAATTATTTTCAGTTGTTCGGCCTGCCTCCCCGCTACGCACTCGATAATTCGGTTTTAGAAAAGACATGGCGCGAGCTTGCCGCCAAAGTCCACCCTGATCGCTATGCGACGGCAAGCCCCGCCGAACGCAGGGTGGCGATGCAGTGGGCGTCGACGATCAACGAGGCTTATCGGGTGCTTAAAATGCCCTTGAACCGGGCTCGCTATCTGTGCGAGCTTTCGGGCTGCGACCTGCAGGCTGAAAGCAATACGCGCATGGATGATGGCTTTCTAATGCGCCAAATGGAATGGCGCGAGCGGCTCGATCATGCTCGCGAAAAGCATCGTGTCGATGTTTTTGATTCCCTGGAAGAAGACATACGCCGCTCCCGCGCCGAAATGCACGACGCCATGATCCGCCTGATCGATCAGAAGCACGATTATGAACAGGCGTCGGACAAAGTGCGCGAATGGATGTTCGTCGAGAAATTCTCCCAGGAAGTGCAGTCCGCACATCACGATCTAAACGACCGTAAGAATTAA
- the fdx gene encoding ISC system 2Fe-2S type ferredoxin: protein MTKITVLPHPEVCPEGFVIETAPAGESICRVLLDNQIEIEHACELSCACTTCHIIVREGFGSLEDATDNEEDYLDRAWGLTPVSRLSCQAKVGHADLVVEIPKYSVNHAKESH, encoded by the coding sequence ATGACCAAGATTACAGTTTTACCGCACCCCGAGGTCTGTCCGGAAGGTTTCGTGATCGAAACCGCGCCGGCCGGGGAATCGATTTGCCGGGTTTTGCTGGACAACCAGATCGAGATTGAGCACGCGTGCGAATTGTCCTGCGCCTGCACTACTTGCCACATCATTGTGCGTGAAGGCTTCGGCTCGCTGGAAGATGCCACCGACAACGAAGAAGACTATCTGGATCGCGCCTGGGGGCTTACTCCCGTGTCACGCCTGTCGTGCCAGGCCAAGGTGGGCCATGCCGACCTTGTGGTGGAAATACCCAAATACTCCGTTAACCACGCCAAGGAAAGCCACTGA